The Streptomyces sp. RKAG293 genome includes a region encoding these proteins:
- a CDS encoding GntR family transcriptional regulator: protein MGDLKQRNLITAQERLRDQVGHALRAALIAGELRPGVVYSAPALAADFGISATPVREAMLDLAREGLVEPVRNKGFRVTEMNERDLDQYTEIRALIEVPTVGRVTRTATPEQLEELRPAAEEIVAAARAHDLIAYLEADRRFHLTLLGLAGNERLVEAVGDLRKRSRLYGLTRLDERGELVSSAEEHIELLDLMIFGDAEAAEECMARHLGHVRSLWAVGKEEPAAAKPEPVLKRKLGKA from the coding sequence ATGGGTGACCTGAAGCAGCGCAACCTGATCACAGCGCAGGAGCGGCTGCGCGATCAGGTCGGCCACGCCCTGCGTGCCGCGCTCATCGCCGGTGAACTGCGCCCCGGCGTCGTCTACTCGGCGCCCGCCCTCGCCGCGGACTTCGGCATCTCCGCCACCCCGGTGCGTGAGGCGATGCTCGACCTGGCGCGCGAGGGTCTGGTCGAACCGGTGCGCAACAAGGGCTTCCGGGTCACCGAGATGAACGAGCGCGACCTCGACCAGTACACCGAGATCCGCGCCCTCATCGAGGTCCCGACGGTCGGCCGGGTCACCCGCACCGCCACCCCGGAGCAGCTGGAGGAACTGCGGCCGGCCGCCGAGGAGATCGTCGCCGCCGCCCGGGCGCACGACCTCATCGCCTATCTGGAGGCCGACCGCCGCTTCCACCTCACCCTCCTCGGCCTGGCCGGGAACGAGCGGCTGGTGGAGGCCGTCGGCGATCTCCGCAAGCGCTCCCGGCTGTACGGGCTGACGCGGCTGGACGAGCGCGGCGAGCTGGTCTCGTCGGCCGAGGAGCACATCGAGCTGCTCGACCTGATGATCTTCGGGGACGCCGAGGCGGCCGAGGAGTGCATGGCCCGCCACCTCGGGCATGTCCGGTCGCTGTGGGCGGTGGGCAAGGAGGAACCGGCCGCGGCGAAGCCGGAGCCGGTCCTCAAGCGCAAGCTCGGCAAGGCCTAG
- a CDS encoding ABC transporter ATP-binding protein gives MAAPGPLLEVRDLQVTFPTPAGPVRAVDGIGFTVEAGRTLGIVGESGSGKSVTSLAVMGLHRDAAVSGSIALDGRELTALPDRELNRLRGRRMAMIFQDPLSSLHPYYTVGEQVAEHYRVHFKASRAVGRRRAVEMLGEVGIPEPARRAADHPHQFSGGMRQRVMIAMALACEPDLLIADEPTTALDVTVQAQILELIARIQADRGLGVVMITHDLGVVARVAHEVLVMYGGRAAEQAPVDQLFTAPAHPYTRGLLDSLPRLDDTDDAPLRAIPGSPPSLLAPPPGCPYVPRCPRAAAGSAAERDRCASERPAFGPAFSSAGGHRVACHYPLEAVAAVPAKALAPAAAPAPATAPAPASAPAPEGSR, from the coding sequence ATGGCCGCGCCAGGCCCCCTGCTCGAAGTCCGTGACCTCCAGGTCACGTTCCCCACCCCGGCGGGCCCGGTCCGCGCCGTCGACGGCATCGGCTTCACCGTCGAGGCGGGCCGCACCCTCGGCATCGTCGGCGAGTCCGGCTCCGGGAAGTCCGTCACGTCGCTGGCCGTCATGGGCCTGCACCGGGACGCGGCCGTCAGCGGATCCATCGCGCTCGACGGCCGGGAGCTCACCGCGCTGCCCGACCGCGAGCTGAACCGGCTGCGCGGCCGCCGGATGGCGATGATCTTCCAGGACCCGCTGTCCAGCCTGCACCCCTACTACACGGTCGGCGAACAGGTGGCCGAGCACTACCGGGTGCACTTCAAGGCCAGTCGCGCGGTCGGCAGGCGGCGGGCCGTCGAGATGCTCGGCGAGGTCGGCATCCCGGAGCCGGCCCGCCGGGCGGCGGACCACCCGCACCAGTTCTCCGGCGGCATGCGGCAGCGCGTCATGATCGCCATGGCGCTGGCCTGCGAACCGGACCTGCTGATCGCGGACGAGCCCACCACCGCGCTCGACGTCACCGTGCAGGCGCAGATCCTCGAACTCATCGCCCGCATCCAGGCCGACCGCGGCCTCGGCGTCGTGATGATCACCCATGACCTGGGCGTCGTCGCCCGCGTCGCCCACGAGGTACTGGTGATGTACGGCGGCCGGGCCGCCGAACAGGCGCCGGTGGACCAGCTGTTCACCGCGCCCGCGCACCCCTACACCCGGGGTCTGCTCGACTCGCTGCCCCGGCTCGACGACACCGACGACGCGCCGCTGCGCGCCATCCCGGGCAGCCCGCCCTCGCTGCTCGCGCCACCGCCCGGCTGCCCGTACGTGCCGCGCTGCCCGCGCGCGGCGGCCGGGAGCGCGGCGGAACGGGACCGGTGCGCCTCGGAGCGTCCGGCCTTCGGCCCGGCGTTCTCATCGGCCGGCGGGCATCGCGTGGCCTGCCACTACCCACTGGAAGCGGTTGCCGCCGTCCCTGCCAAAGCCCTGGCCCCGGCAGCGGCTCCCGCTCCGGCAACTGCTCCGGCTCCGGCCTCGGCCCCGGCCCCGGAAGGATCACGATGA
- a CDS encoding ABC transporter ATP-binding protein, producing MSALETVAATGGPADGGAPPLLSVRDLVKTFPGRRTRGGRAGAPVRAVDGVGFDIAAGETLGLVGESGCGKSTTGRMVVRLLEPTSGSVTFDGRDISHLSARALRPVRRHVQMVFQDPFSSLNPRQTVARIISDPMLAQGSGAADARKRAAELMDLVGLIPEHLDRYPHEFSGGQAQRIGIARSLATRPRLIIADEPVSALDVSIQAQIVNLMETLQRELGLAYLFIAHDLSVVKRVCDRVAVMYLGRIVEIGRKAEVYGAPAHPYTRALLSAVPLPDPAAERARERIVLLGDPPSPAHPPAGCTFHPRCHKAREICRTEAPLLQIAGPGQRQAACHFPEPAPAGQGLSGRS from the coding sequence ATGAGCGCCCTGGAGACGGTCGCCGCCACCGGCGGCCCGGCCGACGGCGGAGCGCCACCGCTGCTGTCCGTCCGCGACCTCGTCAAGACGTTCCCCGGCCGCCGCACCCGCGGCGGGCGCGCGGGCGCCCCCGTCCGGGCCGTGGACGGCGTCGGGTTCGACATCGCCGCGGGCGAGACGCTGGGCCTGGTGGGGGAGTCGGGCTGCGGGAAGTCCACCACCGGGCGGATGGTCGTCCGGCTGCTGGAGCCCACCTCGGGCTCCGTCACCTTCGACGGCCGTGACATCAGCCATCTGTCCGCGCGCGCCCTGCGCCCGGTACGGCGCCATGTGCAGATGGTGTTCCAGGACCCGTTCTCGTCCCTCAACCCCCGGCAGACGGTCGCCCGGATCATCTCCGACCCGATGCTGGCGCAGGGCAGCGGAGCGGCCGACGCCCGCAAGCGGGCCGCCGAGCTGATGGACCTGGTCGGCCTCATCCCCGAGCATCTCGACCGCTACCCGCACGAGTTCTCCGGCGGCCAGGCACAACGCATCGGCATCGCCCGGTCGCTCGCCACCCGGCCGCGGCTGATCATCGCCGACGAGCCGGTGTCCGCCCTCGACGTCTCCATCCAGGCCCAGATCGTGAACCTGATGGAGACCCTGCAGCGCGAACTCGGCCTCGCCTACCTCTTCATCGCGCACGACCTGTCGGTCGTCAAGCGGGTCTGCGACCGCGTCGCGGTCATGTACCTCGGCCGGATCGTCGAGATCGGCCGCAAGGCCGAGGTCTACGGCGCTCCCGCCCACCCCTACACGCGGGCCCTGCTGTCGGCCGTGCCGCTGCCCGACCCGGCGGCGGAGCGGGCCCGTGAACGGATCGTGCTGCTCGGCGATCCCCCCAGCCCGGCGCATCCGCCGGCGGGCTGCACCTTCCACCCGCGCTGCCACAAGGCGCGGGAGATCTGCCGCACCGAAGCACCACTGCTGCAGATCGCCGGCCCGGGACAGCGGCAGGCCGCCTGCCACTTCCCGGAGCCCGCACCCGCCGGCCAGGGCCTGTCCGGCCGTTCGTGA
- a CDS encoding dihydrodipicolinate synthase family protein, protein MVATALPFHADLRVDHDGYAEHVAWLIESGCDGVVPNGSLGEYQTLTDDERARVVRTAVEAAGDGDRVMPGVAAYGSAEARRWAEQAGEAGAGSVLLLPPNAYRADERAVRAHYAEVARAGLPVVAYNNPYDTKVDLTPQLLAELYNEGSIVAVKEFTGDVRRAYEIAELAPGLDLLVGADDVLLELGIAGAVGWIAGYPNAFPEACATLYRAALSGDLDTAVPLYRALHPLLRWDSKPEFVQAIKVSMDLVGRPGGPVRPPRSPLPADIEAVVRAATEKAMAEGLG, encoded by the coding sequence ATGGTCGCCACCGCCCTCCCGTTCCATGCCGACCTGCGCGTGGACCACGACGGTTACGCCGAGCACGTCGCCTGGCTCATCGAATCCGGCTGCGACGGTGTCGTTCCCAACGGCTCCCTGGGCGAGTACCAGACCCTGACCGACGACGAGCGGGCCCGGGTCGTCCGGACCGCCGTCGAGGCGGCCGGCGACGGGGACCGCGTCATGCCCGGTGTCGCCGCCTACGGCAGCGCCGAGGCCCGCCGCTGGGCCGAACAGGCCGGTGAGGCCGGTGCCGGATCCGTCCTGTTGCTGCCGCCCAACGCCTACCGCGCCGACGAGCGGGCGGTGCGCGCGCACTACGCCGAGGTGGCCAGGGCCGGGCTGCCGGTCGTCGCCTACAACAACCCGTACGACACCAAGGTCGACCTCACCCCGCAACTGCTCGCCGAGCTCTACAACGAGGGCAGCATCGTCGCGGTCAAGGAGTTCACCGGCGATGTCCGCCGGGCCTACGAGATCGCCGAACTCGCCCCCGGCCTGGATCTGTTGGTCGGGGCCGACGACGTCCTGCTCGAACTCGGCATCGCGGGCGCCGTCGGCTGGATCGCGGGCTACCCCAACGCGTTCCCCGAAGCCTGCGCCACCCTGTACCGGGCGGCGCTCTCCGGCGACCTCGACACCGCCGTGCCGCTCTACCGGGCGCTGCACCCGCTGCTGCGCTGGGACTCCAAGCCCGAGTTCGTCCAGGCCATCAAGGTGTCCATGGACCTCGTGGGCCGGCCCGGCGGCCCGGTCCGCCCGCCACGCTCCCCGCTTCCCGCCGACATCGAGGCCGTCGTCCGCGCCGCGACCGAGAAGGCGATGGCCGAAGGACTCGGCTGA
- a CDS encoding ornithine cyclodeaminase family protein has product MTLPHLDAAAIARLLGPADAADAVEAALRDGLDPETGPPRTGVPVPAGELLLMPAATKDFAGVKIAGVAPGNPARGLPRITGSYLLLDGATLEPVALLDGPALTSLRTPAVSAVAIRHLAVPDASHLVLFGAGPQAYGHLAAALAVRPLTRLTVVARRPEPARALVAHARRLGLDAVSGGPDAVAEADLVICCTTARTPLFDGSTVAGHTTVVAVGSHEPTARETDTALVTRATVVVEARSAALREAGDILVPIAEGAYRPEDLAGTLADLVEGRLRPEAGRPRFFKGTGMAWQDLAVAAEIFRAAKAT; this is encoded by the coding sequence GTGACACTGCCGCACCTCGACGCCGCCGCCATCGCCCGACTCCTCGGGCCCGCCGACGCGGCGGACGCCGTCGAAGCGGCGCTGCGCGACGGGCTCGACCCGGAGACCGGGCCGCCGCGCACCGGTGTTCCGGTCCCGGCCGGCGAGCTGCTGCTGATGCCCGCCGCCACGAAGGACTTCGCCGGGGTGAAGATCGCCGGGGTGGCGCCGGGCAATCCGGCCCGCGGGCTGCCCCGGATCACCGGCAGCTATCTCCTCCTCGACGGCGCGACCCTGGAGCCGGTCGCGCTGCTCGACGGGCCCGCCCTCACCTCGCTGCGCACCCCCGCGGTGTCCGCCGTCGCGATCCGCCACCTGGCCGTGCCCGACGCCTCGCACCTCGTCCTGTTCGGCGCGGGACCGCAGGCGTACGGGCACCTGGCGGCGGCCCTCGCGGTACGGCCCCTGACCCGGCTCACCGTGGTCGCCCGCAGGCCGGAGCCCGCGCGGGCGCTGGTGGCCCACGCCCGCAGGCTCGGACTGGACGCCGTGTCCGGCGGTCCCGACGCGGTGGCCGAAGCCGATCTGGTGATCTGCTGCACCACGGCCCGCACCCCGCTGTTCGACGGCAGCACCGTCGCCGGACACACGACCGTGGTCGCCGTCGGCTCGCACGAACCGACGGCCCGCGAGACCGACACCGCGCTGGTGACCCGGGCCACCGTCGTCGTCGAGGCGAGGTCGGCCGCGCTGCGCGAGGCGGGGGACATCCTGGTCCCGATCGCGGAGGGCGCCTACCGGCCGGAGGATCTCGCGGGCACCCTCGCCGACCTCGTCGAGGGCCGGCTGCGTCCGGAAGCGGGCCGCCCGCGCTTCTTCAAGGGCACGGGTATGGCGTGGCAGGATCTCGCCGTAGCTGCTGAGATCTTCCGGGCCGCGAAAGCAACGTGA
- a CDS encoding aminopeptidase P family protein, translating into MNGTPARLHTGSHDLPTSPALDAFMGAGWAATPLPDGTRVPASHLTPARRDRLSARFPGERLVVPAGQLKVRSNDDDHRFRPHSAYAWLTGLTGEDQPGNVLVLEPSGPSGHEAVLYLRPRSPRTEAGFYCDRRYGEFWVGRRPDLAEAERMTGIRCEHLDGFGALPPGRDAATDTELASALSELRLVKDAWEVGQLQLAVDHTVAGFEDAVRSLPRALRHARGERWIEGVFNQRARAEGNGTGYNTIAASGAHACVLHWIRNDGALDPTQLLLLDAGVEADTLYTADVTRTLPLSGSFSPVQRQLYELVLAAQDAGIAALKPGASFRDFHLAGMRVIAEGLADWGVLRISADEALAEDSGLYRRYTLCSSGHMLGLDVHDCAQARAETYLDAVLEEGHVLTVEPGLYLQPDDETLPLELRGVGIRIEDDLVITSDGARLMSGALPRDVGGIESWMGELLG; encoded by the coding sequence ATGAACGGAACCCCCGCCCGACTGCATACGGGAAGTCATGATCTGCCGACCTCGCCGGCGTTGGACGCCTTCATGGGCGCCGGCTGGGCCGCCACTCCGCTGCCCGACGGCACCCGCGTTCCCGCCTCGCACCTCACCCCGGCCCGCCGCGACCGGCTCTCCGCCCGCTTCCCCGGCGAGCGGCTCGTCGTCCCCGCCGGGCAGCTCAAGGTCCGCTCCAACGACGACGACCACCGCTTCCGCCCGCACAGCGCCTACGCCTGGCTCACCGGCCTGACCGGCGAGGACCAGCCCGGCAACGTCCTCGTCCTGGAACCGTCCGGCCCCTCAGGACACGAGGCCGTGCTGTATCTGCGGCCGCGCTCACCGCGCACCGAGGCCGGGTTCTACTGCGACCGCCGCTACGGGGAGTTCTGGGTCGGGCGCCGCCCCGACCTCGCGGAGGCCGAGCGGATGACCGGCATCCGGTGCGAGCACCTCGACGGCTTCGGCGCCCTGCCGCCGGGCCGTGACGCCGCGACGGACACCGAACTCGCCAGTGCACTATCGGAGTTGCGCCTGGTGAAGGACGCGTGGGAGGTCGGCCAGCTGCAGCTCGCCGTCGACCACACGGTCGCCGGCTTCGAGGACGCCGTACGGTCCCTGCCGCGCGCCCTGCGGCACGCGCGCGGCGAACGCTGGATCGAGGGTGTGTTCAACCAGCGCGCCCGCGCCGAGGGCAACGGCACCGGGTACAACACCATCGCCGCGTCCGGCGCGCACGCCTGTGTGCTGCACTGGATACGCAACGACGGCGCGCTGGACCCCACTCAACTGCTGCTGCTCGACGCGGGCGTGGAGGCCGACACCCTCTACACCGCCGACGTCACCCGCACCCTGCCGCTCTCGGGCAGCTTCTCCCCCGTCCAGCGCCAGCTGTACGAACTGGTCCTGGCCGCGCAGGACGCCGGCATCGCGGCGCTCAAACCCGGCGCCAGCTTCCGGGACTTCCACCTGGCCGGGATGCGCGTCATCGCCGAAGGGCTCGCCGACTGGGGCGTGCTGCGGATCTCCGCCGACGAGGCGCTCGCCGAGGACAGCGGCCTCTACCGCCGCTACACCCTGTGCAGCAGCGGCCACATGCTCGGTCTCGACGTGCACGACTGCGCCCAGGCCCGCGCCGAGACCTACCTCGACGCGGTGCTGGAGGAGGGCCACGTCCTCACCGTCGAACCGGGCCTGTACCTCCAGCCCGACGACGAGACGCTGCCGCTGGAACTGCGCGGCGTCGGCATCCGGATCGAGGACGACCTGGTGATCACGTCCGACGGGGCCCGGCTGATGTCGGGGGCGCTGCCGCGCGATGTCGGGGGGATCGAGAGCTGGATGGGCGAGCTGCTCGGCTAG
- a CDS encoding ABC transporter permease has translation MILYLARRLAGVAGVLFAISAITFTIFYVLPSDPAAAACGKSCSPERLELVRHYMGLDQPVWRQFGDFLTGIFSGRTLGEGPHALHCGFPCFGYSYENSVPVWDLLMDRLPVSVSLAVGASALWLLLGLGAGVTAALRKDTLVDRTLMVGAVAAASMPVYFTSVMLIYGVIRIAGLLPYPTYTDFTADPLDWASNLILPWLALALLYAAMYARQSRSSMIEAMAEPYIRTARAKGMPERTVIVKHGLRSGMTPILTLFGMDLGGLLAGAVITESIFGLPGVGRLFYDGLVRSDQPVILGVTLLAAFFIVIANLVVDLLYALVDPRVRY, from the coding sequence GTGATCCTCTATCTCGCCCGCCGGCTCGCCGGAGTCGCCGGCGTGCTCTTCGCGATCTCCGCCATCACGTTCACCATCTTCTACGTCCTGCCCTCCGACCCGGCCGCGGCCGCCTGCGGCAAGAGCTGCAGCCCCGAGCGCCTCGAACTGGTCCGCCACTACATGGGCCTGGACCAGCCGGTCTGGCGGCAGTTCGGCGACTTCCTCACCGGAATCTTCTCCGGCCGCACCCTGGGGGAGGGGCCGCACGCGCTGCACTGCGGATTCCCCTGCTTCGGCTACAGCTACGAGAACTCCGTCCCGGTCTGGGACCTGCTGATGGACCGGCTGCCGGTCTCGGTCTCGCTCGCCGTCGGCGCGTCCGCGCTGTGGCTGCTGCTCGGCCTCGGCGCCGGGGTGACGGCCGCGCTGCGCAAGGACACCCTCGTCGACCGCACCCTGATGGTCGGCGCGGTCGCGGCGGCCTCCATGCCGGTCTACTTCACCTCGGTGATGCTGATCTACGGCGTGATCAGGATCGCCGGCCTGCTGCCCTACCCGACGTACACCGACTTCACCGCCGACCCGCTCGACTGGGCCTCCAACCTGATCCTGCCCTGGCTGGCACTGGCCCTGCTCTACGCCGCCATGTACGCCCGGCAGAGCCGCAGTTCGATGATCGAGGCGATGGCGGAGCCGTACATCCGCACCGCCCGCGCCAAGGGCATGCCGGAGCGCACCGTCATCGTCAAGCACGGGCTGCGCTCCGGGATGACGCCCATCCTCACCCTCTTCGGGATGGACCTCGGCGGGCTGCTGGCCGGCGCCGTCATCACCGAGTCCATCTTCGGGCTGCCGGGCGTCGGACGGCTCTTCTACGACGGCCTCGTCCGCTCCGACCAGCCGGTGATCCTCGGCGTCACCCTGCTGGCGGCGTTCTTCATCGTCATCGCCAACCTGGTCGTCGACCTCCTCTACGCCCTTGTCGACCCGAGAGTGAGGTACTGA
- a CDS encoding ABC transporter permease gives MAIVTVPDRVPPPEPPDSAGKPAPGAAPGYGPWRLAWRQLSRRPAARFGLVVVALLVVTAVSAPLLSALGGWSPTEFDQTAVDPYLGGLPLGPLGGISPDHWLGVEPVTGRDLFARVVNGAQVSLLISLSATAVVVLAGTATGIAAGYFGGRTDAVLSRLMDLTMSFPSLIFMIAMMSVAQDVNRIFLMTAIIGVFGWPGIARVVRGETLSVKHREYVEAARVGGSGAWRILGREILPNVAGPIIAYTTLLIPGMISTEAALSYLGVGVRPPTPSWGQMIADSVAFYETDPMYFIIPSLFLFLAVLAFTLLGDALRDILDPRGGRR, from the coding sequence ATGGCCATCGTCACCGTGCCCGACCGGGTACCTCCCCCTGAACCCCCGGATTCCGCCGGGAAACCGGCGCCCGGAGCCGCTCCCGGGTACGGGCCGTGGCGGCTCGCCTGGCGGCAGCTGAGCCGCCGCCCCGCCGCCCGCTTCGGCCTGGTGGTCGTGGCGCTGCTCGTCGTGACGGCCGTGAGCGCGCCGCTGCTCAGCGCGCTCGGCGGCTGGTCGCCCACCGAGTTCGACCAGACCGCCGTCGATCCCTACCTCGGCGGTCTGCCGCTCGGACCGCTCGGCGGCATCAGCCCCGACCACTGGCTGGGCGTCGAACCCGTCACCGGCCGCGATCTGTTCGCCCGGGTCGTCAACGGGGCCCAGGTCTCGCTGCTGATCTCACTGAGCGCCACCGCGGTGGTCGTCCTCGCGGGCACCGCCACCGGGATCGCGGCCGGCTACTTCGGCGGCCGCACCGACGCCGTGCTCAGCCGTCTGATGGATCTGACGATGTCCTTCCCGTCCCTCATCTTCATGATCGCGATGATGTCGGTGGCCCAGGACGTCAACCGGATCTTCCTGATGACCGCCATCATCGGCGTCTTCGGCTGGCCCGGCATCGCCCGCGTCGTCCGGGGCGAGACGCTCTCGGTCAAGCACCGCGAATACGTCGAGGCCGCCCGGGTCGGCGGCTCCGGCGCCTGGCGCATCCTCGGCCGGGAGATCCTGCCCAACGTCGCCGGGCCGATCATCGCGTACACCACCCTGCTCATCCCCGGGATGATCAGCACCGAGGCCGCCCTCAGCTATCTGGGCGTCGGCGTCCGGCCGCCCACGCCCTCCTGGGGCCAGATGATCGCGGACAGCGTCGCGTTCTACGAGACCGACCCGATGTACTTCATCATCCCCAGCCTCTTCCTCTTCCTGGCCGTCCTCGCCTTCACGCTCCTCGGCGACGCGCTGCGCGACATCCTCGATCCCCGGGGAGGCCGCAGGTGA
- a CDS encoding proline racemase family protein, whose amino-acid sequence MRSRNIYHAVDSHTEGMPTRVITGGVGVIPGATMAERRLYFMEHHDRVRTLLMYEPRGHSSMSGAILQPPTRPDADYGVLYIEVSGYLPMCGHGTIGVATVLVETGMVPVTEPVTTVRLDTPAGLVTVDVQVEDGAATAVTLRNVPAFSAGLDLKVEVPGHGTLTYDLAYGGNFYAMLPLADLGLPFDRERKNDILAAGLAVMEAINAADRPVHPEDPDIGGVKHVQLIAPGSDARLSRHAMAIHPGWFDRSPCGTGTSARMAQLHARGELPLHTDFVNESFIGTSFTGRLVEETTVGGLPAVVPTVTGRAWITGTAQYFLDPSDPFPGGFLL is encoded by the coding sequence TTGCGCAGCCGGAACATCTACCACGCCGTCGACTCGCACACCGAGGGCATGCCGACCCGTGTCATCACCGGCGGCGTGGGCGTCATCCCCGGCGCCACGATGGCCGAGCGCCGGCTGTACTTCATGGAGCACCACGACCGGGTGCGCACGCTCCTGATGTACGAGCCGCGCGGGCACTCGTCGATGAGCGGCGCGATCCTGCAGCCGCCGACGCGGCCCGACGCGGACTACGGGGTGCTGTACATCGAGGTCTCCGGCTATCTCCCGATGTGCGGCCACGGCACCATCGGCGTCGCCACCGTCCTCGTCGAGACCGGGATGGTGCCCGTCACCGAACCGGTCACCACCGTCCGGCTGGACACCCCCGCCGGGCTCGTCACCGTCGACGTCCAGGTCGAGGACGGGGCGGCCACCGCCGTCACCCTCCGGAACGTGCCGGCGTTCTCCGCCGGCCTGGACCTCAAGGTCGAGGTCCCCGGCCACGGGACGCTCACCTACGACCTCGCCTACGGGGGCAACTTCTACGCGATGCTGCCGCTGGCCGACCTCGGGCTGCCCTTCGACCGGGAGCGCAAGAACGACATCCTCGCCGCCGGGCTGGCCGTCATGGAGGCCATCAACGCGGCGGACCGGCCGGTACACCCCGAGGACCCGGACATCGGCGGCGTCAAGCACGTCCAGCTGATCGCCCCCGGCTCCGACGCGCGGCTGTCCCGGCACGCGATGGCCATCCACCCCGGCTGGTTCGACCGCTCGCCGTGCGGCACCGGCACCTCGGCGCGCATGGCGCAGCTGCACGCGCGCGGTGAACTCCCGCTGCACACCGACTTCGTCAACGAGTCCTTCATCGGAACGTCCTTCACCGGCCGGCTCGTCGAGGAGACCACGGTCGGCGGGCTGCCCGCCGTGGTGCCCACCGTCACCGGCCGCGCGTGGATCACCGGCACCGCCCAGTACTTCCTCGACCCGTCCGACCCCTTCCCCGGCGGGTTCCTGCTGTGA